One Echeneis naucrates chromosome 16, fEcheNa1.1, whole genome shotgun sequence genomic window, CCGTGTGTCTCAATGTGCTGACTGCAGCCTTGTCTTTAGCTGCTTTATAGCTACTGTCTTTAATGGGAGTCAGACAGGGCCCCTCCCCCTGAAGCTGTGGCCCATTGATACAGTGGAGCAAGACTGATGTAGCCGCTCTCTCTGGAAATCAAATTCACTCTTTTAAAGTGTATTTATGGATGTGTTTCTATGGCTAGAAACAACCCCATCAtgagagtttttttctttctttgtcattACGTTTTCTTTCCCCAACaatgaagaaggagaagaagaagaagaagaagaagaagaagaagaagaagaagaagaagaagaagaagaagaagaaactatttcattttgaaagtcaCAATATTATAtcacttttttcaaaattagcatttcaggtttaaacttttttaaatagtttaaaacttgtttaaattttatttaaccCCTTATTGCAGAATATCCACACATttgtcagattttcttttttttttttaaagatactGAGACAAATTTAGGCCAAAATCACAAATTGACAACTTTgtacgcacacatacacacacactgctgttaaGTATGGAAATTTGTAATAGTTTGAACCACAAATATTTCTAATGATATattatatagaaatataaacgtaatgcacaaaaacatgttATTAGATACAAATTACAACTCAAATATACTACAGCGCAGATTCTGTAGTAAGTTTCTGGGTAGCCACAGTTTACCTGCCACACATAAATCACagttatttataatttatacaAAGATACATTCATCTCTAAGAATCCCCAAACATCATTTTGTTGTATGCCTGCAAAGGCAACTAAAACACCCTATGccttattaaatatatattattatgcAAATGTTGTCAATTTGGGGGGTTTCACACACTGAACTTACAGTGTAACTCCTACGCTGTTTCCACAGTTCCTCTGTTGACTTTTCTCTGTTGGCTAAATGAGATATTATACTGAAAGTTAGAACAAATTGGCCTCCAACCAATCTTGAACCACAAACATGGATCAAAGAGACGCTTTATCGTGCTGATGATGAATCATTTAGATGTGTCCCTGTTGAGTTCCCCCCAGgcttcaacaacaaacaaggaattatttatttatcatgttGTATCATCCAATTGTATCCATTATTTATCAGTCGAGATTATTGTGTAAAGTGGAATCAGTGTAATCACttaagttagtttttttttttcacattgctCAGTTTGAATGAACCATGAAATTTCTTGTACCAGGTGCCCTTGAGCAACTGTTCAACCCCAAACTCAACTTCAAGcaagctgaagaaaaagaagaagaagaaaaggaagaaaagaccTGCAGTCAATGCATCAACATAAATTATCAAAGCTGTTCATGTAAGTATATATTTTTGATATAATGCACTGACCTAAACTGCAATATTTCACAAGGCTATTCTAAACAATTGTCAGATCAAAAATAATTTCCATCCAGGAGATTAAAATGGCTCACCCTTCTTAGAAATGGACACTTAGAAATTATAGTTTCTAGTTCTGTCTCTTCCACTCACACAGTTTCTCAGGTCCTATAATCAGACAGTCCTGAACATTTAAAAGCCATAAGGGGAAGATGAAGATTAAATAAGGGGCTGACATGTTTAAGGACTTTTTACAGCCTTTTCCCATTTGTCTTTTTCCCCCAACCTATTCCTAAAATAAGGAGCAGAATTACAGAGGTACTTGATTCAGATGACTTTGATCAAGTTTCCTGAACATAATATAAGGGCAGaacaccacaaacaaaacatcacaatcattgattttggaaaaaaaaaactgataggAAGTGCTAAATGTCTAAGACAatagtgaaagaaaaagattatATACTGCtgcaaaattttttttaaccactttgCATCATCTGTTGGGTATATTTTCCACGAGATATTTCTTGTAAATGTGTATTGTAGTATATTGTAAATTGATAGAttgaaacagaagaagaggtAGAGGAGGACAAGCATAGAGGCAGGTGAAGTAAGGGCCACAATTGTGGCATATTGTCATTCACAGCCTCATCAGTCATGGAAACATCTCATAGAGAGAACAGAATTGTGATTCAACTGTGCGCACTGTACTCTGAAACTGGACTGCTTGCATTTTATGGGAAGTATGGCCTTGtgcatttttcatcattgtCATCTAAAATGTACCCCAAGTTTAACTCGTTTTGACAACATAAGCATTTCGACTAAACAGTGACCAGAAGAGTAGTCATTGTGATGCAACTGGCATGATGTTTGATATGAATCAAAAAGGTAAGGTAAAAGGTAAAAACCTTTGAGAGACAAAGCTATACCAAagctttgattttgtttttatttctgtttttcatagCTTAGGTTTTTCCAATCTTcatctctcttcatctcttcatgTCTTCATACGAGTACAAGTATgaataaacaagacaaaacagacaTACTTTCAGCATGCCGCTGCTAATGCAATATTGTCAGGCTCATTACCCACCATTAtttccctgaaaacacaaattaatcaCGTGGCTACAAATAGCAGCATAATTGTCACTGCTGCCAGCAGGACTAACAAGATAAAATGTACAATTGCATGCAACAGATCTAGATTTATTGCATTCATAATTTGGAAAACATGCCATAACGTGATATTTTTCAGTGCTTGTATACTCGTGCTTTCTTCCCAATAGCTGATAAAAACATCAGTAAACACTTCAGCTTTAATCTACGTTAAAGTGTTTGCTAGCCTTGATAATTCAAGAACTTGTGAATGCAGGTGCATGTGAACTTGAGTTTTGGTGAACAATTTTGCTGGCAGGATCTCAATGATGTGTTGATACAATACACGGCCGTTTCTTAGATACAGCTATGCCCAGCTTGCCCAGTCAGTATCTTTCACCAGTTCCTTATATCTGTCTGCTGCACTATGTTGTATGTTTTACCAAGGCTTTAAACCAACCATCAATAgtaaaattataatattatacAAAAAGATCAGAGTTCAACTGGAGTGCAAGACTATGGTTGACTATGGTTTCATAAGCATATAAGGATCCGTTGGTTTTTACTTTGACTTTGATcaataataaacattttcattgcacAACTGTATAAACCTGGATTTCTTTTGAAAACTAGTCCCTCTGTGCTTCTTCCAGCCCTAGATTTCTATGGGGTTAAATGAAGAATGGTTTTCTGATGCATTTactgaaatgtcaaaaatgatGAGTGAGGATGCGGGGCTTGGCTATATTCTAAGGGATTATATATTATTCAAAATATCTGCTACAGGAACTGCAAATGGCTAAAAGTACAATTATCTGGGGGTCTCAAAAAATCCCACCaggctctctctgtctctcacatgcacacgtgcaaacacacacacacacacaaagtcatgcACTGTTTTAAATAGGCCCTCTCTCATCTTCCTCATTATGGTCAAAATATTGGGGCAATTTCCTACTTATTCCCCACACTCATGtttgccttcctctgtgtgtcagATGTTTTACTTTAAGTCATTAGTATTGTTGTCAAAATATACAGGAAGCTCCTCTGGAGACATATATTTAGGATATTGTGGCAGTTTAGGCACCTTCGAAGAGGTGTTGCAGAGAACATTTGGAACATTTAGTGTTTCAGTTCTTTTGCTTCTATCTGGTCTGTGAAACAAAACctaataatataatgtaatgtcACTGAATTTGAAGTGGGATTTAATTAAAACACTTCTTAAACCCTTGAGAAATTTGGATGGATAATTCCATTACATCAGTTTACTAACTAATAAGATTAacttttccttattttattCTCATATATGTTTCACACATATGCATGTAGTTATATTGTCTATGATTTCTGTGTGGATAACTTCCTTTTATCCAGTTCAACATTTAAATCATAATGATAATGATCAACGTTCGGTCTCACTCTGCTTTTCCGCCACCATCCACCGGAGGCGATAGTGTTACTCCCTTTATTACCAAACGAAGAAGACAAACTCCGGAAGTAGAGCTATTAGTTATCATGGCgtttcacatttaaatcagCGAGCTCCAGAAATTCGGCGAAACACATTTAGACATTTGAAGGTattgaagttgttgttgttaaacttGCTGCAGTTCATTCGTCTAAAGAAACGAGAGTCTGATGTTAAAGCTGTAAACgtgactttgttttgaaagaGCTGCAGCGCTGTTAGCCGGGGTAAGCGCCGCTAGCTACAGTGTTTCAGCACTTTGGTGCATTAATAATTGTCAGGCTACATTTGGATTTTACTGTCTCATTCCTGAACCTCAGTAACATGTTTTCTAGTTGAAtgtgggttgttgttttgtctaGTGAAAAGTAACCCAGACAAACGACACctatttttattcagtctgcTCATTCACTCTAACGaactaaatgaaacattaatgttGTTTGCAGGTTGAACTAATTTAGCTGTCTCTCCTGGACCAAAATAATGAGCACCCAAGTAAGATACAAGTTCACTGGTTTCATATTGGCTCTGTTTCCTGGATGGATGAGATTAACTGTAAACTTGTGTTCTGCTTTCAGTACAGCATCCTTTTCAAGCAAGAGCATGGTGAGCGACAATATTAAAATGTGCCTCATTTCTAACTTAGTAAATAACTAATTCAGAACTATTTCCACTGGATTTTCATCTGATTGAAATTGTGGTGATTTAATGAAAGCATAAATAAACTTTCATTAACTCACCACTTGAATAAACCAAGCGATCTACCAACATGTTAGATCACTTGGGTTATTTTTCTTAATCTTATTAAAGTCCTTTCAACCATATTTTTAAGTCAATCTCACATTCAATGCCTTTACTATCGAAATTTTATGAATGAACATCTCCAGTAGCACCACTAGCATTAGAGCTGAAAGCTACAAATGCGCTATGAACTCGAACTAATAAACTCTAGGTTTTGGTATGttcatgggatttgttgaccaaaaataaatacttttcctGCCACCAGATTCTGTTCTGCTAGGAAATATCACTTTTGCTTAACTAcgttttatctttatttttttattattatttttttttcccctctggtaGCACATGACGATGCCATCTGGACAGCAGCGTGGGGTAAAAGCGAGGCAGATGGGTCAGAAACCATTGTCACTGGATCACTAGATGATATGGTGAAAGTCTGGAAATGGTGAGTTGGTGGTCTTTTTtatgctgctgctctgaccaattaaacaataaataccAACCACTAACTTCTTGGATTTTGCTAACTGTCGACCAATCAGCTGCCTTTCAGAGTATTCAGAGGAGAGAGTATGGATTGTGACCTCTGCAGACTGCAACAGCATGCTGCACTGCCTTTTTCGAAGGCACAACTGTGCCTGCACTCTGTAATATGGCATACATTACTTACTGGCAGAATAGAGGTGACTTTTATCATCTAGAGAACCCTATGATCAATATATAAGTGGCTTATAACACACTATCAGAGGGAGGTATGAgaacattaattaattcattcattcagcatttGCACCTTCGAAGAATCCCATGCAACCCGGAAATTTGTTGCGGGGGattctggagccaatctcacTTCACATTGGtcgagggtggggtacatcctggacaggtcacaagtCCATCAAAGGGCGTGTTTCAGTATTTCAAGGATTTATTCATATCCAACAATTATTGTAGCTCACGTATTGCAGTTTCAGTGAAATGGAACCCAGATGTCCTGGTTCACATGGGAGTAAAATGTCTCTGTGCCACATTGTTAATACAGGTCAGATGAGAAGCTGGAGCTGCAGTGGACTCTGGAAGGACACCAGCTGGGTGTGGTGTCAGTGGACATCAGTCACAACGGAGCCATCGCCGCCTCCAGCTCTCTCGATGCTCACATCCGTCTCTGGGACCTGGAGTCAGGAAAACAGATCAAGTCCATGGATGCTGGACCAGGTAAGCCTGGGCCTTAGACTATAGCTGATATGTTGATATGCCTATATGTCATTGTCAGCCTGTCgggagcagcagctcttctcCCTGCAGAATGTTGTTGTGTTCTGCTCTGTGAACAGTCAACTTACAGCAGGAATGATTTGATGGACCTCTTGACACACCTCACCTGTGTGAGAAGGAGCAAGAGATTCATGTTGTAATAGCTACGGGAGCTGAGATGGAATAAAAGACTCAGTCCACCTTTGCAGCAATATATTGAGGGAGAAAAGATTAAatttataattaattttttctttgattgttATTAAGTATTTGTcctttaaatgcaaatgaatggaagttttgcttcttttttaaatcattatgaTTGTTTACTTTTCACCTCTTATTTACATAACTATCAAATGAAACCCTAGTGTCCAAGTGATAGCTGACTGCAATATTCCCACATGTATTTTGTTATACTATACTATAAGACACCATAGCAGCATGTTGACAGTTGAACAGAATAGGCTATAAATTGTTTAGTCAGTTGACAGAAGAAAAGACGTTTGcgatttccttcattttctaaGTAAAAATGCAAAGCCTAatctctcacccccccccccgacctgTCCTGTTCAGCAGCTAGGGCAGACAGTATAAATGCTCCTGGTGcattgttgtgctgaaacagttttactctgcaaaGGAGTCTGACATACTCCTCCTGTTGCCATCTGTGATTAACTTTATtggcaatggtattggtttATTGGTAAAGCTACTGGGCTGAGGCTtaggagtggatagaaagagagaacagagacagaatAGGGAAGACAGGAGTTggtgaacacaaaaacaacagcagcaacaatattAACAGAAACAATGATATCATTGGTTGCCAGAGCAACACGCCCCAGCAACTCCCAGAACACAGGGAGCCCCAGGGAGCCCTCTGGGTCCACCGTGCACGGCGGGCTCCCCAGCTGGAGGCTCATGGTCAGGGCACCCACTCCCATCCACAAAGAGGAGGCCAAGGTCTGGGTTGATCGCGAGACCTTTCTTACATTTGGAGGTATAGGAACAGAGATTGTTAGATCTGTTGTAGACAGTGTTGACTTAAATTTAGACTGTAGTTTAGGCGGTGAAAGCTGTAACATAACATAATATacaacataacataaaaaaacataattatttcagcttAGTTGTGCGAAATAATATCTGCTCATTATTTTGCGTCAAAGTGAACTGAGTATTTTTAGGTTTTAGATTTTatgttggatgaaaaaaaacttttgattaTGTTGGTTGGACTTGACATCTTGTTAGATTTTAAGAATATTactaaaatcaaaaaatatttttcggTTCAATCCAAGTTTGAGGACCTTCAGCTTTTTTGGTGatagatggaaaataaaatatgtcacaAGAGACCATAAATGAAGCAGTATTATTTTACAGAGATGGcttgtaaataaatcatattctCCAGGTGTGAGAATATTGTTTATTACAGACTCcaattaaagttttttttgttttgtttctttgctttttttgtcaATACTaacaccagagaccagagaggaAATTGTCAGCCAGTTTTGTCTAACAACAGGACAGGTTGTCCAGCctgcaacttttatttttcactcttATCTTTGAAGAACCCCACACCCAGAAATTTCTATACCGTTGTGCCTTCTGGCCTGAGCTGTATTTTATCTAAATACCATTTCACCTTCCATAAGTGATCCTCCATTTCACTCAGTGGTTGTTTCGGGATTGATGGattattttcttctctgtttgaaCATACCATACCATTTTTCAGACAAGACATCTGtatgtttaaaattttttttatttttatggcttTACATCATAATACTTAACAGTCAGCAGAggacaagttttttttttttccttcccttagTACAGCTAGAGAAGTCAGAGTTCCTTATAGTTATGTgtatcaaaaaatattttagaagtACGTTAAAAATCATAAAGTTTGCTGTAGACAACCCTGGTAAAAGAATCTGTACAATCAGTCAGAtcttccttttgtgtttctttcgCTCCTCCTCAGTTGATGCATGGACGGTTGCCTTCTCCCCAGACTCCAAATACATCGCGACAGGAAGCCATCTTGGCAAGGTCAACATCTTTGGTGTGGAAAGTGGCAAGAAAGAATATTCCCTGGACACTCGAGGGAAATTCATCCTGAGCATAGCTTATGTAAGGAACCGTAAATTGTCATTTTGCACAGATGGGCGGTGTCCTATCAAACCCAGCGTCTCTGAGGACTTACTCAGATGAAACCTCACCACCTTGACTTCACAGTAACTCATCTTGAGTATTGTTTTGCCTCAGTCACGTCATTAACATCAAGGTTCctatttgttttaacttttgaaCTTTCCCGTgcaggtcaggttttttttgtactttcatAGGTTCTATTCTAATTTGTTACTCAGAGTCCTGATGGAAAATATTTGGCTAGCGGCGCTATCGATGGAATCATCAACATCTTTGACATCGCCACCGGAAAACTGCTCCACACGCTGGAAGGTAGATTCAAATATTGATGTGCATTATTTACATTACAAAGAGGtttaaatttctcttttctgtcaaTAGTGTATTTTGATTCAAAGTTAAAACACTGTTTTGTATGTCAGTTGGAAATTCTTAAAAGTTGTTGAATTAATTTTACTAaacaattgttttgttttttttttttagaatgtaTGATAATATATATTAAGTATTGTTTGGATAATCTTTTTAGAacttaaataaaattgaatcGAAGACTAAGACAATAACATAACGCCGTAGATTAGAATTTTAATTCATACTCTGAACACTCCCCCCACCCCTGTctccccccccaacccccacccctcacctcCTCAGGTCATGCCATGCCCATCAGATCTCTCACCTTCTCCCCTGACTCCCAGCTCTTGGTTACAGCATCTGACGACGGCTACATTAAGATATATGACGTGTGAGTTCACCTGGCAGCTTGCTTTTCATCATGATGTCAGTTCTGTTTCTTTAGATAAGATACAACTTTATTCATCTCAAAGATGCTcaatatatatagaaaataaaatatgcaaacaCATAACAAGGAAGAAATGTGGCCACAGTGTTCCTATGTTAGAAATatgcacagatacacagacagaatACAGAATGACCAAAAAAACTTTGGTCTGCTtgaaaaaatttgttttgcagGCAACACGCCAACCTGGCCGGTACACTGAGCGGCCATGGATCCTGGGTTCTTAATGTTGCATTCTCCCCAGATGACACCCACTTTGTCTCAAGGTAAATCTACATCTCAACTTCCGGTTCAGCTGCAACTCTATTAGATTTGCGGCTGTCTTGGGTACATTAACATTACACCTAATTTTGTGAAGttgaagaaaaggagaagttCAGAGTTTTTGCTCACTATGGCATTAGTGAGTTAGTGTGCATGTTTCTTGTGTCTACTTTCCCA contains:
- the skic8 gene encoding superkiller complex protein 8 gives rise to the protein MSTQYSILFKQEHAHDDAIWTAAWGKSEADGSETIVTGSLDDMVKVWKWSDEKLELQWTLEGHQLGVVSVDISHNGAIAASSSLDAHIRLWDLESGKQIKSMDAGPVDAWTVAFSPDSKYIATGSHLGKVNIFGVESGKKEYSLDTRGKFILSIAYSPDGKYLASGAIDGIINIFDIATGKLLHTLEGHAMPIRSLTFSPDSQLLVTASDDGYIKIYDVQHANLAGTLSGHGSWVLNVAFSPDDTHFVSSSSDKSVKVWDASTRACINTFFDHQDQVWSVEYNSTGSKIISAGDDRAIHIYDCPM